Proteins encoded together in one Terriglobia bacterium window:
- a CDS encoding D-2-hydroxyacid dehydrogenase yields MKILIVVYHPFELWQAPPWFADRLRKDFPGLEVVQRKEYGNIENDLRDTDIAVTWSLRSEQLRAARKLRWIHSPAAAVHALMLPEVVTGDIVVTNARDVHGPVVAEHVIALVLALAKRLPSAFRYQQRSLWAQGQIWRELPHPREIAGATLGLVGVGSIGLETAKRAAGLGMKVIAVREHADEVTDPSVTKVFGPGGLDEMLQGSDYIVLAAPLTPRTRALINHERLRQMKIDAYLINVSRGALVDQAALLDALRQRRIAGAALDVFEQEPLPPDSPLWKTENVVITPHSAALTDKLWERHYALISENLRRFFTGAPLLNVVDKKRGY; encoded by the coding sequence ATGAAAATCCTGATTGTGGTTTACCACCCGTTCGAGCTCTGGCAAGCGCCACCTTGGTTCGCCGATCGCCTGCGCAAAGACTTTCCCGGCCTCGAAGTCGTACAGCGGAAGGAATACGGCAACATCGAAAACGACCTGCGCGACACCGACATCGCCGTTACCTGGTCGCTCCGCTCCGAGCAACTGCGGGCCGCGCGGAAGCTGCGCTGGATTCATTCACCCGCTGCCGCAGTGCACGCGCTGATGCTCCCCGAGGTCGTTACCGGCGACATTGTGGTGACCAACGCGCGCGATGTTCACGGTCCGGTTGTCGCCGAGCATGTCATCGCGCTGGTGCTTGCCCTGGCGAAACGTCTTCCGTCGGCCTTCCGCTATCAGCAGCGGAGCCTGTGGGCGCAGGGCCAGATCTGGCGGGAGTTGCCCCACCCGCGCGAGATCGCCGGCGCGACGCTTGGCCTGGTCGGAGTGGGCAGCATCGGCCTGGAAACGGCAAAGCGTGCCGCCGGGCTCGGCATGAAGGTGATCGCCGTCCGCGAGCACGCCGATGAAGTAACGGATCCGTCGGTCACAAAGGTCTTTGGACCAGGTGGATTAGACGAGATGCTTCAAGGGTCGGATTACATCGTGCTCGCCGCTCCATTGACACCGCGCACGCGCGCCCTGATCAATCACGAGCGCCTGCGACAAATGAAAATCGACGCGTACCTGATCAACGTCAGCCGCGGCGCACTGGTCGATCAGGCCGCGCTGCTTGACGCTTTGCGCCAGCGCCGAATTGCCGGCGCTGCGCTGGATGTCTTCGAGCAAGAACCGCTGCCGCCGGATTCCCCGCTGTGGAAAACCGAGAATGTGGTCATCACGCCGCACAGCGCGGCCCTCACCGACAAACTTTGGGAGCGTCATTACGCACTTATTTCCGAGAACTTGCGCCGCTTCTTCACCGGCGCACCGCTGCTCAATGTGGTGGACAAGAAGCGCGGCTACTGA